From Alcaligenes faecalis, the proteins below share one genomic window:
- a CDS encoding branched-chain amino acid ABC transporter permease — protein MKIERHFMVGFLVLSALLACFVQNDYLLHILVLVLMYSVLASSLNLIIGYVGEFPLGHVAFFGLGAYSVAILSSPAVGWPVTITIAAAALIAAAAGYVIGRVTLRLNGPFFVIVTLAFAEVLRLLANNWVELTNGPMGISGVAHPALLDISPWLAGKRGFVVMGIVLAAITFYICYRLVHSSAGRAAVTLRENNYVAQSVGIDPFRYSQFVFVVAAFLAGIAGAYYASYISFVGPEVFGFPFTATMIIIVLLGGKGTLLGPIAGAIVVALLEEYLREFKELRLSLFGLIVMASVLFAPDGIMGFVQQRFHHLFGRTRHA, from the coding sequence ATGAAAATAGAACGTCACTTTATGGTGGGCTTCCTGGTCTTGTCGGCGTTGCTCGCTTGTTTTGTGCAGAACGATTATTTGCTGCATATCCTGGTGTTGGTGCTGATGTATAGCGTGCTGGCCAGCAGCCTCAATTTGATTATTGGCTATGTGGGGGAGTTCCCGCTGGGGCACGTGGCATTTTTCGGCCTGGGGGCGTACTCGGTCGCGATTTTGAGTTCACCTGCAGTGGGTTGGCCCGTCACGATCACGATTGCAGCGGCGGCCTTGATTGCTGCGGCAGCCGGCTACGTGATTGGGCGTGTGACTTTGCGTTTGAATGGGCCCTTCTTTGTCATCGTGACGCTGGCCTTTGCCGAGGTCTTGCGTCTGCTGGCCAATAACTGGGTGGAGCTGACCAATGGTCCGATGGGTATCTCGGGTGTGGCTCATCCCGCCCTGCTGGATATCTCACCTTGGCTGGCCGGCAAGCGGGGTTTTGTGGTGATGGGCATTGTGCTGGCCGCCATCACTTTCTACATCTGCTACCGCCTGGTGCATTCCAGTGCGGGCCGTGCTGCCGTCACTCTGCGAGAGAACAACTACGTGGCGCAATCGGTCGGTATTGATCCTTTTCGCTACTCGCAGTTTGTCTTTGTGGTGGCGGCCTTTCTGGCCGGGATTGCCGGGGCTTACTACGCCAGCTACATCAGTTTTGTAGGGCCGGAAGTTTTCGGTTTTCCGTTTACCGCGACCATGATCATTATCGTTTTGCTGGGCGGTAAAGGCACCTTGCTGGGGCCTATTGCAGGGGCCATTGTGGTGGCCTTGCTGGAAGAGTATTTGCGCGAATTCAAGGAGTTGCGTCTGTCCTTATTTGGACTGATCGTCATGGCTTCGGTGCTGTTTGCACCGGATGGAATCATGGGATTTGTGCAGCAGCGTTTTCATCATTTATTTGGGAGGACGCGTCATGCTTGA
- a CDS encoding ABC transporter ATP-binding protein: MLEVCGLSKSFGGIHAVQDIDFTVPAGQIVSLIGPNGAGKTTCFNLITGFYQPTRGRVLWDGKEVTASKPYRMAQQGVIRTFQKTNVLRALSVFDNLVHAHYLADRAPLWRTFWPSKEQAKTEQEIIVSARRILDQIGLAKRADVLASSLSCGELRLLEVGVALGAKPRLLMLDEPAAGLNTHEAEGLADLLKQLPGQWVESILLVEHNMGLIMRVSDQIVVMNFGKKLATGTPAEIQANEQVLEAYMGKAA; the protein is encoded by the coding sequence ATGCTTGAAGTGTGCGGTCTCAGCAAATCCTTTGGCGGTATTCATGCGGTTCAGGATATTGATTTCACCGTTCCTGCCGGGCAAATCGTCAGCTTGATCGGGCCCAATGGGGCTGGCAAAACAACGTGCTTCAACCTTATCACCGGCTTTTATCAGCCTACTCGTGGGCGGGTGTTATGGGATGGCAAAGAGGTCACGGCCAGCAAGCCGTATCGCATGGCACAGCAGGGCGTCATTCGCACTTTTCAAAAGACTAATGTGCTGCGGGCTCTGAGTGTTTTCGACAATTTGGTCCATGCCCATTATTTGGCTGATCGGGCACCCTTGTGGCGCACTTTCTGGCCTAGCAAAGAGCAGGCAAAAACCGAACAGGAAATCATCGTCTCGGCCCGTCGTATTCTCGATCAGATTGGCTTGGCCAAGCGTGCTGATGTCCTGGCCAGCTCCTTGTCTTGTGGCGAGTTGCGACTGCTGGAGGTGGGCGTTGCTCTTGGTGCTAAACCCAGATTGTTGATGCTGGATGAGCCAGCCGCCGGACTTAATACACATGAAGCAGAAGGCTTGGCCGACCTGCTCAAACAGCTGCCTGGGCAGTGGGTGGAGTCCATTTTGCTGGTAGAGCACAACATGGGTCTGATTATGCGTGTATCTGACCAGATCGTGGTCATGAACTTTGGCAAAAAACTGGCAACGGGAACACCGGCAGAAATTCAGGCCAATGAGCAAGTGTTGGAAGCCTATATGGGGAAAGCGGCATGA
- a CDS encoding ABC transporter ATP-binding protein, with amino-acid sequence MSRQDIEPLLALQDVVAGYGNLTALHGVSLHVQPGEVVAILGANGAGKSTTLRAISGLIRPTSGQITWKGQVISGRSPEHILKLGLAHCPEERHVWPEMTVEDNLDLGAYLIKSKTEVERRKGIAFHRFPRLKERYRQLAGTLSGGEQQMLAIARALMSEPELLILDEPSLGLSPKMALEVFQVVRDISEHGVSILVVEQNVHNALNVASRAYVLETGRVIAEKDSASMLKDPELLSAYLGG; translated from the coding sequence ATGAGTAGACAGGACATTGAACCTCTATTGGCTTTGCAGGATGTGGTGGCGGGTTATGGCAATTTGACGGCCCTGCATGGCGTCAGCTTGCATGTACAGCCTGGTGAAGTTGTGGCCATTCTGGGAGCCAATGGCGCCGGAAAATCCACCACGCTCCGGGCAATCTCCGGCCTGATTCGCCCTACTTCCGGCCAGATCACCTGGAAAGGACAAGTGATCAGTGGTCGCAGCCCTGAGCATATTCTGAAGCTGGGCTTGGCTCACTGCCCTGAAGAACGGCATGTGTGGCCTGAAATGACCGTTGAAGACAATCTGGATCTGGGCGCTTACCTGATCAAGTCCAAGACTGAAGTGGAGCGGCGTAAAGGCATTGCTTTTCATCGCTTCCCGCGCCTGAAAGAGCGATACAGGCAACTGGCAGGCACGCTTAGCGGCGGGGAGCAGCAGATGCTGGCGATTGCTCGGGCATTGATGTCAGAACCGGAGCTGTTGATTCTGGACGAGCCCTCCTTGGGGCTCAGCCCCAAGATGGCTTTGGAGGTCTTCCAGGTGGTGCGGGACATCAGTGAGCATGGCGTGTCCATTCTGGTAGTGGAACAGAACGTGCATAACGCGCTGAACGTAGCCAGTCGAGCCTATGTGTTGGAGACAGGGCGTGTTATTGCAGAGAAAGACAGCGCCAGCATGCTGAAAGATCCTGAACTATTGAGTGCTTACCTGGGAGGCTGA
- a CDS encoding alpha/beta fold hydrolase — protein MNKTTELPSRLSYGAHVHANGIRQHYLRYAGPGPALVLVPGITSPAPTWGFVAERLALHFDVYVLDVRGRGLSQAGTDLDYGVNACADDLCEFVRELALESPIYVGHSMGARILLRAASRGLAKGAAMVLVDPPVSGPGRRPYPANIAWYTDSIAQAQQGMSAEQMRQFCPTWTPEQLALRAQWLHTCDVRAVTDSYEWFHTDDAFPDFSQLNDWKVALMVAGKGDVIRDEDSKEAQSLKPDLQILRVPDAGHMIPWDDEEGFYRALGTFLGLTF, from the coding sequence ATGAACAAGACGACTGAACTCCCATCGCGCCTTAGTTACGGCGCCCATGTTCACGCCAATGGCATACGGCAGCACTACTTGCGTTATGCCGGTCCCGGACCTGCCTTGGTGCTGGTGCCGGGTATCACCAGCCCTGCTCCCACCTGGGGCTTTGTGGCAGAGCGTCTGGCCCTGCATTTTGATGTGTATGTGCTTGATGTACGTGGTCGTGGTCTTTCTCAAGCAGGCACAGATCTGGATTACGGCGTGAATGCTTGCGCGGATGATCTGTGCGAGTTCGTTCGGGAGCTGGCACTGGAGTCGCCCATTTATGTGGGGCACTCCATGGGGGCGCGCATTCTGTTGCGTGCGGCCAGCCGAGGCTTGGCCAAGGGGGCCGCCATGGTGCTGGTGGATCCGCCAGTGTCCGGCCCAGGGCGACGCCCCTATCCGGCGAATATCGCCTGGTACACCGATTCCATTGCACAGGCTCAACAAGGTATGAGCGCCGAGCAGATGCGGCAGTTTTGCCCGACCTGGACTCCCGAGCAACTGGCGCTGCGCGCCCAGTGGCTGCACACCTGCGATGTGCGCGCGGTGACGGACAGCTACGAGTGGTTCCACACCGACGATGCGTTCCCGGACTTTAGCCAGCTCAATGACTGGAAGGTGGCCCTGATGGTGGCGGGCAAGGGGGATGTCATTCGCGATGAGGATAGTAAAGAGGCGCAGTCCTTGAAGCCTGACTTGCAGATCTTACGTGTACCAGACGCTGGGCACATGATCCCCTGGGACGACGAGGAAGGCTTTTATCGCGCATTGGGCACCTTTCTGGGCCTTACCTTTTAA
- a CDS encoding 2,5-dihydroxypyridine 5,6-dioxygenase has protein sequence MAVSDHQMVQAWNEVLSLSGVKPGQMVTILTSLHTHPQTLATAKLAVASLGATQMQVDLLPVNAEKALSRDLLAYLGTTPLTGNPAAIAALKASDLVLDLMTLLFSPEQHEILKSGTKILLAAEPPEVLVRMVPSLQDKERVERSAQVLQGAREMRATSRAGTDLVMPLGQYPVVKEYGFVDEPGRWDHWPSGFILTWPNEGQAHGRIVIDRGDILLPMKSYAADPITMTVENGVVTSIEGGLDAELLREYMASFNDPEAYAMSHIGWGLQPRAHWSTLGLYDKEQTLGMDARAYAGNFLFSFGPNNEVGGDRTTACHIDIPLRACTVTVDGRETVREGKLVEELA, from the coding sequence ATGGCTGTATCTGATCATCAAATGGTTCAGGCCTGGAATGAGGTGCTGAGTCTTTCTGGAGTGAAGCCGGGGCAGATGGTCACCATTCTGACCAGTTTGCATACTCATCCTCAAACCTTGGCTACCGCCAAACTGGCCGTGGCATCTTTGGGGGCAACCCAGATGCAGGTGGACTTGCTGCCTGTAAACGCAGAAAAAGCATTGAGCCGCGACCTTCTGGCTTACTTGGGCACGACTCCGCTGACGGGTAATCCAGCAGCGATTGCCGCCCTCAAGGCGAGTGATTTGGTGCTGGATCTGATGACCTTGCTGTTCTCTCCCGAACAGCATGAGATTTTGAAGTCGGGCACCAAAATTCTCTTGGCAGCCGAACCGCCCGAGGTGCTGGTGCGTATGGTGCCATCCTTGCAGGATAAGGAACGTGTGGAGCGTTCGGCACAGGTGCTACAGGGCGCTCGTGAAATGCGGGCCACGTCCAGGGCAGGTACGGATCTGGTCATGCCTTTGGGGCAGTACCCGGTAGTAAAGGAATACGGCTTTGTGGATGAGCCGGGGCGCTGGGATCACTGGCCCAGCGGTTTTATCCTGACTTGGCCAAACGAAGGTCAGGCTCATGGCCGCATCGTGATTGATCGTGGCGACATCTTGTTGCCCATGAAGTCCTATGCGGCTGACCCGATCACCATGACAGTCGAGAACGGTGTAGTGACCTCGATTGAAGGTGGGTTGGATGCCGAGCTGCTGCGTGAATACATGGCCTCATTCAATGATCCTGAGGCTTACGCCATGTCCCACATAGGCTGGGGTTTGCAGCCCCGTGCTCACTGGTCCACGCTTGGCCTTTACGACAAAGAGCAAACCTTGGGCATGGATGCCCGTGCCTATGCGGGCAATTTCTTGTTCTCTTTTGGCCCCAATAATGAGGTCGGGGGCGACCGCACGACGGCTTGCCACATCGATATTCCGCTGCGTGCTTGCACCGTGACCGTAGATGGTCGCGAGACCGTTCGGGAGGGCAAGCTTGTGGAGGAGTTGGCATGA
- a CDS encoding isochorismatase family protein, with amino-acid sequence MSSQSVYERQGFGQGLELEGNVGLLIVDFVNGFADPQAFGGGNILEAIEQTRMVLADARAQNWPVAHSRIVFADDSADRNVFGLKVPGLVQLREHNPASAIVDALKPAPGELVVRKTVPSAFFGTALAAWFAGRAVQTLLIAGATTSGCVRASVVDAMSCGLRPFVLADCVGDRAKEPHDASLFDIQQKYGEVRPYADLRPLLVI; translated from the coding sequence ATGAGCAGCCAGAGTGTTTACGAGCGACAGGGATTTGGGCAAGGGCTGGAGCTTGAAGGCAATGTCGGGCTGTTAATTGTGGATTTCGTTAACGGTTTTGCCGACCCTCAAGCATTTGGTGGTGGAAATATTCTGGAAGCCATTGAGCAAACGCGCATGGTTCTGGCGGATGCGCGGGCACAGAACTGGCCGGTGGCGCACAGCCGCATCGTCTTTGCCGATGACAGTGCCGACCGTAATGTATTCGGCCTGAAAGTCCCCGGTTTGGTGCAGCTGCGAGAGCACAATCCAGCTAGTGCCATTGTCGATGCCTTGAAGCCAGCACCGGGTGAACTGGTCGTGCGTAAAACGGTTCCATCGGCCTTCTTTGGTACTGCCTTGGCTGCCTGGTTTGCAGGGCGGGCGGTGCAGACCTTGCTGATTGCTGGCGCAACGACCAGCGGGTGCGTACGTGCTTCCGTCGTGGATGCCATGTCCTGCGGCTTGCGCCCTTTTGTCCTGGCAGATTGCGTGGGGGACCGAGCCAAGGAGCCGCACGACGCGAGCCTGTTTGATATTCAACAGAAGTACGGCGAGGTTCGTCCGTATGCAGACTTGCGTCCTTTGCTGGTGATCTAG
- a CDS encoding FAD-dependent monooxygenase: MKKTLKVGVIGGGIGGVTLAAALEQRGIEVHLFERAAAFGEVGAGIQMTPNAVKVLNALGAHDALAKVGFLPEALVGRDWSSGEESFRIPLKSDCPKLYGAEFFHVHRADLHHLLTELLDTTTVTFNTQCTGVSQQGGKAVAHFADGSSFEADLIVGADGVRSEVRRSIFGEEEPKFTGNMCYRAVVPFDEMPDFVAPESSFWLGPKSHVVTYYVNGGKAVNIVAVNETASWVEESWNARSTQQEMLQDFKDWHPNIVKLFERVTDVYRWGLFDRDPMTKWSAGRVTLLGDAAHPMLPFLSQGAAMAIEDAYVLAVALAALPDDLDTALSLYEAERLPRTSRVQLEARERGRTYHLSDSEAKAKRDAEYREQQKKNPHAGGIKTDWVYSYNATDFQPKALQV; this comes from the coding sequence ATGAAAAAAACGTTGAAAGTAGGTGTGATAGGCGGTGGTATTGGTGGCGTGACTTTGGCAGCAGCCCTGGAGCAACGCGGCATCGAAGTCCATTTGTTTGAGCGTGCAGCCGCCTTTGGAGAGGTGGGTGCCGGGATTCAAATGACTCCGAATGCCGTCAAGGTGCTCAACGCTTTAGGTGCCCACGATGCGCTGGCCAAGGTGGGTTTCTTGCCCGAGGCTTTGGTGGGGCGTGATTGGTCCAGTGGAGAGGAAAGCTTCCGTATCCCTTTAAAGAGCGACTGCCCGAAGCTGTATGGGGCAGAGTTCTTTCACGTGCATCGCGCGGACCTGCATCATTTGCTGACCGAGCTTCTGGATACAACAACGGTCACCTTCAACACGCAGTGCACCGGGGTGTCGCAGCAAGGTGGCAAGGCGGTGGCACATTTTGCTGACGGATCTAGCTTTGAGGCTGATCTGATTGTGGGGGCTGATGGTGTACGTTCGGAAGTACGTCGTTCCATCTTCGGGGAGGAGGAACCCAAGTTCACCGGCAATATGTGCTACCGGGCCGTTGTGCCCTTTGATGAAATGCCTGATTTCGTCGCACCTGAGTCTTCCTTCTGGCTGGGTCCTAAAAGCCACGTGGTGACCTATTACGTGAACGGCGGCAAGGCCGTCAATATTGTGGCGGTGAATGAAACAGCCAGCTGGGTGGAAGAGTCCTGGAATGCGCGCAGCACCCAGCAGGAAATGCTGCAGGACTTCAAGGATTGGCACCCCAATATCGTCAAGCTGTTCGAGCGCGTGACGGATGTCTATCGCTGGGGATTGTTTGATCGTGACCCTATGACCAAATGGTCGGCAGGCCGTGTGACTTTGCTGGGCGATGCGGCGCATCCGATGCTGCCCTTCCTGTCTCAGGGCGCGGCAATGGCTATCGAGGACGCCTACGTGTTGGCGGTTGCGCTAGCCGCTTTGCCAGATGATCTGGACACCGCCTTGTCGCTTTATGAAGCAGAACGCTTGCCACGTACCAGCCGTGTGCAATTGGAAGCGCGTGAGCGCGGCCGCACCTATCACCTGTCCGATAGCGAAGCCAAGGCCAAGCGTGATGCCGAATACCGTGAGCAGCAGAAGAAAAACCCGCATGCGGGCGGCATCAAGACGGACTGGGTTTATTCATATAATGCTACTGACTTTCAGCCGAAAGCATTACAGGTTTAA
- a CDS encoding oxygenase MpaB family protein yields the protein MLSIRQYVENQIHIITGLHGSPVDFTTPAGDPGLFGPQSAVWEVHADFTSMMLGGISALCLQMLDPKVLAGVWDHSRFRQDMQGRLSRTAQFISAVSYAGTEQAERCIDQVRRVHEHVHGYLPDGTPYDANDPELLRWVHHTQAYCFLQSHMRWRNARLAPEQQDRYVAQYSKVAVLLGADGLVMDAASLRALFAQAGPQLRVDARTREVATILMSSHTLFKGPKAWVARVFLLAALDMLPEWAQRCFEHRPSAISMWWRRKVVNSVAGVLRWATRNGSVHRARRRVANLA from the coding sequence TTGTTGTCGATACGTCAGTATGTGGAGAACCAGATTCACATCATTACCGGTCTGCACGGCAGCCCGGTAGACTTTACGACGCCCGCGGGCGACCCCGGCTTGTTTGGCCCACAGTCGGCTGTGTGGGAAGTGCATGCAGACTTCACTTCCATGATGTTGGGGGGGATTTCTGCACTGTGTTTGCAGATGCTGGACCCGAAGGTATTGGCGGGGGTCTGGGATCATTCCCGCTTTCGTCAGGATATGCAGGGGCGCTTGAGTCGAACGGCGCAGTTCATCTCGGCAGTCAGTTATGCGGGTACGGAGCAGGCTGAGCGTTGCATTGATCAGGTACGGCGGGTGCACGAGCACGTTCACGGGTATTTGCCGGATGGCACGCCTTACGATGCCAATGACCCGGAGTTGCTGCGTTGGGTGCATCACACGCAGGCCTACTGTTTTCTGCAATCCCATATGCGCTGGCGTAATGCCAGACTGGCGCCAGAGCAGCAGGATCGCTATGTTGCACAATACTCGAAAGTTGCCGTGTTGCTGGGGGCGGATGGCCTGGTCATGGATGCGGCAAGCTTGAGGGCGCTGTTTGCCCAGGCCGGTCCGCAATTACGGGTTGATGCGCGAACCCGGGAAGTGGCTACAATTTTAATGTCTTCACATACCCTGTTTAAGGGGCCCAAGGCTTGGGTTGCCAGGGTGTTCCTGTTAGCGGCATTGGATATGTTGCCAGAGTGGGCTCAACGTTGTTTTGAGCATCGCCCCAGCGCTATATCCATGTGGTGGCGTCGCAAGGTGGTGAACAGCGTTGCTGGCGTCTTGCGTTGGGCCACACGTAACGGTTCCGTGCATCGGGCGCGGCGTCGCGTCGCCAATCTGGCTTAG
- a CDS encoding TetR/AcrR family transcriptional regulator: MGRVTLSSDSSWVKRDKPGRPEGVGDNTSERILDAAEEEFSETGYAGTTLRVIAQKAAVTQALINYYFGSKYGLFEAVFIRRGKTISDERLRRLHALRDQEGKVLVDDVVRAFLAPTIALRETPGGRRFLRLQARLHTEPAEISYKLRNEAYDGSTRAYVQILEEILPELQAKDVYWRVVLMIGAYMYAFSDTHRLEELAPGICDPNNTDEILEQIIAFVSAGLLAAPVVLPGKA; this comes from the coding sequence ATGGGCCGTGTAACTTTGTCGTCGGATAGCTCCTGGGTCAAGCGAGATAAGCCTGGACGCCCGGAAGGGGTAGGTGACAACACGTCAGAGCGAATTCTGGACGCCGCCGAGGAAGAGTTTTCCGAGACTGGCTATGCCGGGACCACATTGCGCGTCATTGCCCAAAAGGCGGCTGTGACCCAAGCCTTGATCAACTACTACTTTGGTTCCAAGTACGGCCTGTTTGAGGCCGTGTTCATCCGCCGAGGCAAAACCATTTCCGATGAGCGTCTACGGCGCTTGCATGCCTTGCGCGATCAAGAGGGCAAGGTCCTGGTCGATGATGTGGTGCGCGCTTTTCTGGCACCCACGATCGCCTTGCGCGAGACACCCGGAGGGCGACGCTTCTTGCGACTGCAAGCACGTTTGCACACCGAGCCGGCCGAGATTTCCTACAAGCTGCGTAATGAAGCCTACGACGGCTCAACCCGTGCGTATGTGCAGATTCTGGAAGAAATACTGCCCGAGCTGCAGGCCAAGGACGTGTACTGGCGTGTGGTCCTGATGATTGGGGCCTATATGTATGCCTTCTCCGATACCCACCGGCTGGAAGAGCTGGCGCCAGGTATCTGTGACCCCAACAATACCGACGAGATTCTTGAGCAGATCATTGCCTTTGTCTCCGCTGGTTTGCTGGCTGCACCCGTTGTTTTGCCTGGCAAGGCTTGA
- a CDS encoding VOC family protein, whose product MKFGYTIIYVPDVGQALDYFNRAFGLTTKMLHETGLYGELETGQTTLAFAAEMLAYMNYPKGHLSAHASDLPLAIEIALVCDDVPAAHAKALAEGGTELAPPQNKPWGQMVSYVQTPERVVVELCTPVK is encoded by the coding sequence ATGAAATTTGGCTACACCATCATCTACGTTCCCGACGTCGGCCAGGCACTGGATTATTTCAACCGCGCGTTTGGCCTGACCACCAAAATGCTGCATGAAACCGGCTTGTACGGTGAGCTGGAAACCGGTCAAACCACCTTGGCCTTTGCAGCGGAAATGCTGGCCTACATGAACTACCCCAAAGGGCATTTGTCCGCTCACGCCTCAGACTTGCCCCTGGCCATTGAAATCGCCCTGGTCTGCGACGATGTGCCCGCAGCTCATGCCAAGGCGTTGGCGGAAGGCGGCACGGAACTGGCACCACCACAGAACAAGCCATGGGGGCAGATGGTGTCTTATGTGCAGACGCCAGAGCGTGTTGTGGTGGAGTTGTGTACGCCGGTTAAATAA